In one Culex quinquefasciatus strain JHB chromosome 2, VPISU_Cqui_1.0_pri_paternal, whole genome shotgun sequence genomic region, the following are encoded:
- the LOC119767018 gene encoding uncharacterized protein LOC119767018 yields the protein MTFKLARQKFQVARQKFCFFFCCYLSVRMDQFGEDWSVEFLDPDPPPGVDSAKWSVEHLDNPQSFPAEPLEEETPDWFESFITKHEPQDEDMPDANCGSLLLDRHEPLDEEMPDATSNDSGVLNIGRFLGNSNNETPSHSAEFVISSVGVDGVPQLDQVNGLGNAVSTGIASPTSSTQETARILTPSWFSNPAFVNDAVSSDGSCATRPTSRTQETARILTPSGFSNPAVML from the exons ATGACGTTTAAGCTAGCGCGCCAAAAGTTTCAGGTAGCGCGCCaaaagttctgtttttttttctgctgctactTGAGTGTGAGGATGGACCAGTTTGGAGAAGATTGGTCGGTGGAATTTTTGGATCCGGACCCGCCTCCGGGTGTGGATTCCGCTAAATGGTCTGTTGAGCATTTAGATAATCCTCAATCCTTCCCGGCCGAACCGTTAGAAGAAGAGACGCCGGACTGGTTTGAAAGTTTTATCACAAAACACGAGCCACAGGATGAAGATATGCCGGATGCGAACTGCGGAAGTCTACTGCTTGACCGACACGAGCCACTGGACGAAGAAATGCCGGATGCTACGAGTAACGATTCCGGTGTTCTGAACATCGGAAGATTCTTAGGCAATTCCAACAACGAGACGCCGTCCCATTCAGCTGAGTTTGTTATTTCATCCGTCGGCGTTG ATGGTGTACCCCAACTTGACCAGGTGAATGGGTTAGGCAATGCAGTGTCCACCGGAATCGCCTCGCCAACCTCGAGCACGCAAGAGACCGCGAGAATCTTGACTCCATCGTGGTTCTCAAATCCGGCCTTCGTGAATGACGCGGTGTCCAGCGATGGCAGTTGCGCGACCCGGCCGACTTCGAGGACGCAAGAGACCGCGAGAATCTTAACTCCGTCGGGGTTCTCAAATCCGGCCGTCATGTTATGA